One genomic segment of Rhinolophus sinicus isolate RSC01 linkage group LG11, ASM3656204v1, whole genome shotgun sequence includes these proteins:
- the NFAT5 gene encoding nuclear factor of activated T-cells 5 isoform X5, with product MLLQLPPLPPWAVLAAPLPPLPALPFILPQSPTARLCKWRAAPQPWGTLENQKGSGVKKSPMLCGQYPVKSEGKELKIVVQPETQHRARYLTEGSRGSVKDRTQQGFPTVKLEGHNEPVVLQVFVGNDSGRVKPHGFYQACRVTGRNTTPCKEVDIEGTTVIEVGLDPSNNMTLAVDCVGILKLRNADVEARIGIAGSKKKSTRARLVFRVNITRKDGSTLTLQTPSSPILCTQPAGVPEILKKSLHSCSVKGEEEVFLIGKNFLKGTKVIFQENVSDENSWKSEAEIDMELFHQNHLIVKVPPYHDQHITLPVSVGIYVVTNAGRSHDVQPFTYTPDPAIAGALNVNVKKEISSPARPCSFEEAMKAMKTTGCNLDKVNILPNALITPLISSSMIKSEDVTPMEVTAEKRSSPIFKTAKTVGSTQQTLENISNIAGNGSFSSSSSSHLPSENEKQQQIQPKAYNPESLTTIQTQDISQPGTFPAVSASSQLSNSDALLQQATQFQTRDTPSREVLQSDGTVVNLSHLTEASQQQQQQSPLQEQAQTLQQQISSNIFPSPNSVSQLQNTIQQLQAGSFTGSSASGSSGNVDLVQQVLEAQQQLSSVLFSTPDGNENVQEQLSADIFQQVSQIQNSVNPGMFSSTEPAVHTRPDNLIAGRAESVHPQTENTLSNQQQQQQQQQVMESSAAMVMEMQQSMCQAAAQIQSELFPSSASANGNLQQSPVYQQTPHMMSALSTSEDMQMQCELFSSPPAVSGNETTTTTTQQVATPGTPMFQTSSSGDGEETGAQTKQIQNSVFQTMVQMQHSGDSQPQVNLFSSTKSMMSVQSSGSQQQGNGLFQQGNEMMSLQSGNFLQQSSHSQAQLFHPQNPIADAQNLSQETQGSIFHSPSPIVHSQTSTTSTEQMQAPMFHSQSTMAVLQGSSVPQDQQSANIFLSQSPMNNLQTNTVAQEEQMSFFAAQNSISPLQSTSNTEQQAAFQQQPPISHIQTPMLSQEQAQPSQQGLFQPQVSLGSLPPNPMPQNQQGAIFQSQHSIVAIQSSSPSQEQQQQQQQQQQQQQQQSILFSNQNTMATMASQKQPPPNMMFNPSQNPMANQEQQNQSIFHQQNNMAPMNQEQQAMQFQNQPTGPTQSESPQTSLFHSSPQIQLVQGSPSSQEQQVTLFLSPASMSALQTSINQQDMQQSPLYSPQNNIPGIQGATSSPQSQATLFHNTTGGTMSQLQNSPGSSQQTSGMFLFGIQNNCNQLLTSGPAALPDQLMAISQQGQPQNEGQSPVTTLLSQQMPENSPLASSINTNQNIEKIDLLVSLQNQGNNLTGSF from the exons AACATTGGAAAACCAAAAAGGATCTGGAGTAAAGAAAAGCCCTATGTTGTGTGGACAGTATCCTGTTAAAAGTGAGGGAAAGGAGCTGAAGATAGTTGTACAACCTGAGACCCAACATCGAGCTCGGTACCTCACTGAGGGTAGCCGTGGCTCAGTAAAGGATAGAACACAGCAAGGCTTTCCTACAGTAAag CTGGAAGGCCATAATGAGCCAGTAGTGTTGCAAGTGTTTGTGGGTAATGACTCTGGTCGAGTGAAACCACATGGATTTTATCAGGCCTGCAGGGTAACTGGGCGAAATACAACTCCCTGCAAAGAAGTGGACATTGAAGGCACTACTGTTATAGAAGTTGGCCTTGATCCAAGCAACAACATGACACTAGC ggTGGACTGCGTAGGAATATTGAAATTGAGGAATGCTGATGTTGAAGCCAGAATAGGAATTGCTGGTTCCAAGAAAAAAAGCACTCGTGCCAGATTGGTTTTTCGAGTTAACATCACAAGGAAAGATGGCTCCACTTTGACACTGCAAACACCCTCTTCTCCAATTTTATGTA CTCAACCAGCAGGAGTGCCAGAAATCTTAAAGAAAAGCTTGCATAGCTGCTCagtgaaaggagaggaagaagtatTTTTAATTGGCAAGAACTTTCTGAAAGGAACTAAAGTgattttccaagaaaatgtttCTG ATGAAAACTCTTGGAAATCAGAAGCTGAAATCGACATGGAATTATTTCATCAG aATCATCTTATTGTGAAGGTTCCCCCATATCATGACCAACATATAACTTTGCCAGTATCAGTGGGAATATATGTAGTGACCAATGCTGGAAGATCTCATGATGTTCAGCCATTCACCTACACTCCAGACCCAG caataGCTGGTGCTTTGAATGTAAATGTAAAGAAGGAAATATCTAGTCCAGCAAGACCTTGCTCTTTTGAAGAGGCCATGAAAG CAATGAAAACTACTGGATGTAACTTAGATAAGGTAAATATTCTTCCTAATGCTCTGATCACTCCACTCATATCAAGCAGTATGATAAAGAGTGAAGATGTTACTCCAATGGAAGTAACAGCAGAAAAAAGATCTTCCCCTATTTTTAAG actgCAAAGACAGTTGGATCAACTCAACAAACGTTAGAAAACATCTCTAACATAGCAGGAAATGGGTCTTTTTCGTCGTCATCATCTTCCCACTTAccttctgaaaatgaaaagcagcagCAGATTCAGCCCAAAGCATACAACCCAGAGAGCCTGACAACCATCCAGACACAGGACATTTCACAGCCTGGCACCTTTCCAGCAGTTTCTGCTTCTAGCCAGCTGTCCAACAGTGATGCACTACTGCAGCAGGCCACACAGTTTCAGACAAGAGACACTCCATCTAGAGAGGTGTTACAGTCAGATGGGACAGTGGTTAATTTGTCACACCTGACTGAGGcgtcacagcagcagcagcagcagtcgCCACTGCAAGAACAAGCACAGACTTTACAGCAGCagatttcatcaaatattttcccGTCACCAAATAGTGTGAGTCAGCTACAGAATACCATTCAGCAGCTGCAAGCAGGAAGTTTTACGGGCAGTTCTGCTAGTGGCAGCAGTGGGAATGTTGACTTGGTCCAACAAGTTTTAGAGGCACAGCAACAGttatcttcagttttattttctactcCAGATGGTAATGAGAATGTTCAAGAACAGCTTAGTGCAGACATTTTCCAACAAGTCAGTCAAATTCAAAATAGTGTAAACCCTGGAATGTTTTCCTCAACAGAGCCAGCAGTCCATACCAGACCAGATAATTTAATAGCTGGAAGAGCTGAAAGTGTTCACCCGCAGACTGAAAATACATTGTCTaatcaacagcagcagcagcagcagcagcaagtgATGGAATCATCTGCTGCAATGGTGATGGAGATGCAGCAGAGTATGTGCCAGGCAGCTGCCCAGATTCAGTCCGagttatttccttcctctgcttcaGCAAATGGAAACCTGCAGCAGTCTCCGGTTTACCAGCAGACCCCTCATATGATGAGTGCGTTATCTACCAGTGAGGACATGCAAATGCAGTGTGAattgttttcttctcctcctgcaGTTTCTGGGAATGAAACGACTACAACCACCACACAGCAGGTTGCAACCCCTGGCACTCCCATGTTTCAGACATCGAGTTCAGGAGATGGAGAAGAAACCGGagcacaaacaaaacagattcaGAACAGTGTCTTTCAGACCATGGTCCAAATGCAACATAGTGGAGACAGTCAACCTCAAGTTAACCTTTTTTCATCAACAAAAAGTATGATGAGTGTTCAAAGCAGTGGCAGCCAGCAACAAGGTAATGGTTTATTCCAGCAAGGTAATGAGATGATGTCACTCCAATCTGGGAATTTCTTGCAGCAGTCTTCTCATTCACAGGCTCAACTTTTTCATCCTCAAAATCCTATTGCTGATGCTCAGAACCTTTCCCAGGAAACTCAAGGTTCTATTTTTCATAGTCCAAGTCCTATTGTCCACAGCCAGACTTCTACAACCTCCACGGAACAAATGCAGGCTCCAATGTTTCACTCTCAAAGTACCATGGCTGTGCTACAGGGCTCTTCTGTTCCTCAAGACCAGCAGTCAGCCAACATATTTCTTTCCCAGAGTCCAATGAATAATCTTCAAACTAACACAGTGGCCCAAGAAGAACAGATGTCATTTTTTGCAGCTCAGAACTCAATTTCTCCACTTCAGTCAACATCAAACACTGAGCAGCAAGCTGCTTTCCAGCAGCAGCCTCCAATATCACACATCCAGACCCCTATGCTTTCCCAAGAACAGGCACAACCCTCCCAGCAAGGTCTATTTCAGCCTCAGGTGTCCCTGGGCTCCCTTCCTCCTAATCCAATGCCTCAGAACCAGCAAGGAGCAATCTTCCAGTCACAGCACTCAATAGTTGCCATCCAGAGTAGCTCTCCGtcccaggagcagcagcagcagcagcagcagcagcaacagcaacagcagcagcagagcaTTTTATTCAGCAATCAGAACACCATGGCTACAATGGCGTCTCAGAAGCAACCACCACCAAACATGATGTTCAACCCAAGTCAGAATCCGATGGCTAATCAGGAGCAACAGAACCAGTCAATCTTTCACCAACAAAACAACATGGCCCCCATGAATCAAGAGCAGCAGGCCATGCAATTTCAGAACCAGCCCACAGGTCCTACGCAGTCCGAATCACCACAGACCTCCTTGTTCCATAGCTCTCCTCAGATCCAGCTGGTCCAAGGGTCACCCAGTTCTCAAGAGCAGCAAGtaactctcttcctctctccagcaTCCATGTCTGCATTGCAGACCAGTATAAACCAACAAGACATGCAGCAGTCTCCTCTTTACTCTCCTCAGAACAACATTCCTGGAATCCAAGGAGCCACATCTTCACCTCAGTCACAGGCCACTTTATTTCACAACACTACAGGAGGCACCATGAGCCAACTGCAGAATTCTCCTGGCTCATCGCAGCAGACTTCAGGAATGTTCTTATTTGGCATTCAGAATA ACTGTAATCAGCTTTTAACCTCTGGACCAGCTGCATTACCAGATCAGTTGATGGCCATAAGTCAGCAAGGCCAACCACAAAATGAGGGCCAGTCACCTGTGACAACACTTCTTTCTCAGCAAATGCCAGAGAATTCTCCACtggcatcatctataaataccaacCAGAACATTGAAAAGATTGATTTGCTTGTTTCATTGCAAAACCAAGGGAACAACTTGACTGGCTCCTTTTAA